Proteins encoded together in one Mycobacterium simiae window:
- a CDS encoding acyl-CoA dehydrogenase family protein, with protein MSSAIRYQRTLFEPEHELFRESYRAFLERHVAPYHDEWEKAKIVDRGVWLEAGKQGFLGMAVPEEYGGGGNPDFRYNTIITEETTVGRYSGIGFGLHNDIVAPYLLELASDEQKQRWLPKFCTGELITAIAMTEPGTGSDLQGIKTRAVKQGDHYILNGAKTFITNGINSDLVIVVAQTDPEKGAQGFSLLVVERGMEGFERGRHLDKIGLDAQDTAELSFTDVKVPVENLLGEEGKGFIYLMQNLPQERISIAVMAAAAMEQVLNQTLQYTKERKAFGKPIGSFQNSRFVLAELATEATVVRIMVDEFLRLHLDKKLTAEQAAMAKWYSTEKQVHLIDRCLQLHGGYGYMREYPVARSYLDARVQTIYGGTTEIMKEIIGRGLGV; from the coding sequence ATGAGCAGTGCCATCAGGTACCAGCGCACCCTGTTCGAACCCGAGCATGAATTGTTTCGCGAGTCCTATCGGGCATTTCTCGAGCGCCACGTCGCGCCGTACCACGACGAGTGGGAGAAGGCGAAGATCGTCGACCGCGGCGTGTGGCTCGAGGCCGGCAAGCAGGGCTTCCTGGGCATGGCGGTGCCCGAAGAGTACGGCGGCGGCGGCAACCCCGATTTCCGCTACAACACGATCATCACCGAGGAGACCACCGTCGGCCGGTACAGCGGTATCGGTTTCGGCCTGCACAACGACATCGTCGCCCCGTACCTACTGGAGCTGGCCAGCGACGAGCAGAAGCAGCGCTGGTTGCCCAAGTTCTGCACCGGGGAACTGATCACCGCCATCGCGATGACCGAGCCGGGCACCGGAAGTGACTTGCAGGGCATCAAGACTCGCGCGGTCAAGCAGGGCGACCACTACATCCTCAACGGTGCGAAGACGTTCATCACCAACGGCATCAACTCCGACCTGGTGATCGTGGTGGCTCAGACCGACCCCGAGAAGGGCGCGCAGGGGTTTTCGCTGCTGGTCGTTGAACGCGGCATGGAAGGCTTTGAGCGCGGCCGGCATTTGGACAAGATCGGTCTGGACGCGCAGGACACCGCGGAGCTGTCCTTCACCGACGTCAAGGTTCCGGTCGAGAACCTGTTGGGGGAGGAGGGCAAGGGCTTCATTTACCTGATGCAGAACTTGCCGCAGGAGCGCATCTCGATCGCGGTGATGGCGGCCGCGGCGATGGAGCAGGTTCTCAACCAGACCCTGCAATACACCAAGGAACGCAAGGCCTTTGGCAAGCCGATCGGCAGCTTCCAGAACAGCCGCTTCGTGCTGGCCGAGCTGGCGACCGAGGCCACGGTGGTGCGGATCATGGTCGACGAGTTCCTCCGCTTGCATTTGGACAAGAAGCTGACGGCCGAGCAAGCGGCGATGGCCAAGTGGTACTCCACCGAAAAGCAGGTACACCTCATCGACCGGTGCCTGCAGCTGCACGGCGGCTACGGCTACATGCGCGAATACCCGGTCGCGCGTTCCTATCTCGACGCCCGAGTCCAGACGATTTACGGCGGCACCACCGAGATCATGAAAGAAATCATCGGTCGGG
- the hflX gene encoding GTPase HflX, with protein MTYPDTPNDRPPVDTPEPSVGELALEDRSALRRVAGLSTELADISEVEYRQLRLERVVLVGVWTEGSAADNQASLAELAALAETAGSQVLEGLIQRRDKPDPSTYIGSGKAQELRDVVVATGADTVICDGELSPAQLTALEKAVKVKVIDRTALILDIFAQHATSREGKAQVSLAQMEYMLPRLRGWGESMSRQAGGRAGGSGGGVGLRGPGETKIETDRRRIRERMSKLRREIKDMKQARDTQRSRRLHSDMPSIAIVGYTNAGKSSVLNALTGAGVLVQDALFATLEPTTRRAEFEDGRPFVLTDTVGFVRHLPTQLVEAFRSTLEEVVDADLLVHVVDGSDVNPVAQINAVRQVISEVIADHQGDPPPELLVVNKVDAASDLTLAQLRHGLPGAVFVSARTGEGIDALRRRMAELAAPADTAVDVVIPYDRGDLVSRVHADGRVQQAEHSAEGTHIKARVPVGLAASLRQFAAD; from the coding sequence ATGACATACCCAGATACCCCCAATGACCGTCCGCCGGTCGACACGCCGGAACCCAGCGTCGGTGAACTTGCTCTCGAGGACCGGTCGGCATTGCGTCGCGTCGCCGGGCTGTCGACCGAACTCGCCGACATCTCCGAGGTCGAGTATCGCCAGCTGCGCCTGGAACGTGTCGTGTTGGTCGGCGTGTGGACCGAAGGCAGCGCCGCCGACAACCAGGCCAGCCTGGCCGAACTCGCGGCGCTGGCCGAAACCGCCGGCTCGCAGGTGCTGGAGGGCCTGATCCAGCGTCGCGACAAGCCCGACCCGTCGACCTATATCGGCTCGGGTAAGGCGCAGGAGCTGCGAGACGTCGTCGTGGCGACCGGCGCGGACACCGTCATCTGCGACGGCGAGCTGTCCCCGGCGCAGCTCACCGCGCTGGAAAAGGCCGTCAAGGTCAAGGTGATCGACCGCACCGCGCTGATTCTGGACATTTTCGCCCAGCACGCCACCAGCCGGGAGGGCAAGGCGCAGGTGTCGCTGGCGCAAATGGAGTACATGCTGCCGCGGCTGCGCGGCTGGGGCGAGTCGATGTCTCGGCAGGCCGGTGGTCGCGCCGGCGGCAGCGGCGGTGGTGTCGGTTTGCGCGGCCCCGGTGAGACGAAGATCGAGACCGACCGGCGCCGCATCCGCGAGCGGATGTCCAAGCTGCGTCGCGAGATCAAGGACATGAAGCAGGCGCGCGACACCCAGCGCAGTCGCCGGTTGCACAGCGACATGCCGTCCATCGCGATCGTCGGCTACACCAACGCCGGCAAGTCCAGCGTGCTCAACGCGCTGACCGGCGCCGGGGTGCTGGTGCAGGACGCGTTGTTCGCCACCCTGGAACCCACCACGCGGCGCGCCGAATTCGAGGACGGTCGGCCGTTCGTGCTCACCGACACCGTCGGATTCGTCCGGCATCTGCCCACCCAGCTGGTCGAGGCGTTCCGTTCGACGCTGGAGGAGGTCGTCGACGCCGACCTGCTGGTGCACGTCGTGGACGGCTCCGACGTCAACCCGGTGGCGCAGATCAACGCGGTGCGCCAGGTGATCTCCGAAGTCATCGCCGACCACCAGGGGGATCCGCCGCCGGAGCTGCTGGTGGTGAACAAGGTCGACGCGGCCAGCGATCTGACCCTGGCCCAGCTTCGGCACGGGTTGCCCGGCGCGGTTTTCGTGTCCGCGCGCACCGGCGAGGGCATCGACGCGTTGCGCCGTCGCATGGCCGAACTCGCCGCGCCCGCCGACACCGCGGTCGACGTGGTCATTCCCTACGATCGTGGCGACCTGGTCTCCCGCGTGCACGCCGACGGTCGCGTGCAGCAGGCCGAACACAGCGCGGAGGGCACGCACATCAAGGCCCGGGTCCCGGTCGGCCTGGCCGCGAGCCTGCGGCAATTCGCCGCGGACTGA